CATCTGATGGGCAATCTCAGCGTACAGGTAGTCATACTGAGGCAAATATTTGGGCAAAGCTTGGCAGGAAACATAGAGTAGAGTGTCATCGGGCAAGCCCAGATCCGATCGCTGACAGGTTAGTGGCGGCAAGACAGGGGTAGGGTAGGGAATACCCAGGTTAGGCAATCGCACTAGGGTTTCTGAATAGTGATCTTGGGCATTATCAGGCTCCATAGCATCACTGCCCAAAAAATAGTCAATGGTGGGGATGCCAGAGGTTGTGGGGTGTAGCCATGTGGTGCATTGCACTGGGGCTAGACGTAAACAGGCCAGTTCTGTGATAAACGGACGCATCCCGATCGCGGGAAACACCACAATATGGGGGGCATCGATCGCAATCTGGGCACAGACCTGCTCTACAGACTCTGGCAGTTGACGAAACACGTCACTGTATAGCCGATATTGGCTAGTAACGTAATCGGACTCTTCGCTAGTGAGGTAGGTATAAATCTCAAACTGTTGGCGATCAGTATAGCGATACAAGCTAGGCAGCAATTTACCAGCAACATTGTAAGAAAACCCTTCAGAGATGTAAGCTACTCGAATCTTTCCTCCCAGAGCTAGCCCTAGCTGGGGACGAGGTTGGCTCCAGTCTGGGTAGTAGGTAGCCATTACCCGCTGCACAAACCGCCCATACTGTTGTTGTAGGTCACGATCGTTGTATCCCTGGTACTGGAGGTAGAAGTTATTGTGGTAACGGATAGCCCGTAAAACACTGTCTCGATCAGTGAAGCTATTGTTTGGCTCCTGAGCTAAGGTTGCCATACCCTCACTAAAACGCTGCCGCCACAGTACTACATCCTCTGGGGTGTCATACATCATGGGCAAAAACAACCGTTGGTAGAGCTGAAAAATTAACTCCTGAGGTAGTTGCTGTGAGGCTGCTTGAGCTACTTCCAGAGCAGCCTGTTCACGATGGAAATGATGGAGGGTTCTTAACCACTCAATGTAGAGTTCGTGGCTAGTGGGATAATGGTGTAGACCTAGGCGGGCAATGCGATCGGCATCCTCCGGCTGGTTTAAGTGTCTGTAGGCTTCGATTATTGCTAAATAGCAGTCTAGTTCCAGCACCTCAGTGGCGATGACTTGTTCAAAATAGTGAACTGCCGAGGCATAGTCCCGCTGGTGAAACGCTGCATATCCGTAGCAAAATGCTGCTGAAAGTGGCTGCTGCAACTGGTCAAAGGCTATCCCTAAATTGTAG
Above is a window of Cyanobacteriota bacterium DNA encoding:
- a CDS encoding tetratricopeptide repeat protein, whose translation is MTTDTDALHREALALHHTGRYGEAEAMYQQFLRHHPENADAWRNLGMVYYQQQRYEEAKQALQQALAVDDRKAIQHYCFGLVLEQLGEVMAAIQAYQQALAIEPALIDAYSGLGHLLETTGQLSEAAAVYQQAIAMDATYVGGHLNLGNVFLALGQPSDAIHAYKQALALQPTNADIFYNLGIAFDQLQQPLSAAFCYGYAAFHQRDYASAVHYFEQVIATEVLELDCYLAIIEAYRHLNQPEDADRIARLGLHHYPTSHELYIEWLRTLHHFHREQAALEVAQAASQQLPQELIFQLYQRLFLPMMYDTPEDVVLWRQRFSEGMATLAQEPNNSFTDRDSVLRAIRYHNNFYLQYQGYNDRDLQQQYGRFVQRVMATYYPDWSQPRPQLGLALGGKIRVAYISEGFSYNVAGKLLPSLYRYTDRQQFEIYTYLTSEESDYVTSQYRLYSDVFRQLPESVEQVCAQIAIDAPHIVVFPAIGMRPFITELACLRLAPVQCTTWLHPTTSGIPTIDYFLGSDAMEPDNAQDHYSETLVRLPNLGIPYPTPVLPPLTCQRSDLGLPDDTLLYVSCQALPKYLPQYDYLYAEIAHQMPEAKLVFVRHVSASVTDLFCRRLQRAFAQLGLDYHNHCIILPRLQRDRYFALLQLADIFLDTIGWSGGVTSAEAIACGLPIVTCPGELMRGRQSYGMLNLIGVTDTIAHSPQEYITLAVRLGQDQTWRVDVKRRLLERCTRLYDDRSCVTALESFYRQLVIAN